CTGGGTgggtgaattgggcaggtcttgctcatcagtcttccacagggatatgttcCCTGTGGCAagtggttgggattgggagtggcataggtacGGACTAGGATGTTTGGTGATTTTGTggacaatggaacaccactttaggaggggtgaaaaagatcttgggtaggatgttccACATTTGAAGACATGATGTTGGATAGTCAAAGCCATGATCAAGGATGTGGTCGAGTTGTTCCAGTCCAAGATGACATTGCATGGTGAGGAGGATGCTCTTTTGTAGCTAATCCTTCAAGGCTGGTGAGAGGATTGAGGGTAAGTGGGAAAATTAGACAGGAATTCTGTTTGTGGAGAAGGTCCTgaggtagtgcctgtctgtgaaggctttgGTGAGACACGGGGAAAGGGAGCTCCTGTCTCTACAGATATGCCCTGCCCAGGTGGCCAAGCTGTATGGGATTGATTTTTTGGTGGAGGAGAGACGGCAGCTGTCAAAATGAAGACACTGTTTTTCCACCTCTCTGCACAGTTAGTGCAATGACCTCGTCAAGGTTAGCAGATACTTTATGGCCCAGGTACAACACAAATGGACCTCCCTTTTGGGCCAAGATCACGGTCATGGACGTACCATGTGCTATCAACTTCTTAGCCATTGATCTATTTCATGCACTGTACCTTGACATTCATGATCCCAACTGCACAGTCAGTTCTCGGAGCTTTATCAAACTTTAGTTCAGTCTTCTCTGACCACACCTCGGGGTTCAACGATTTTGAGATGCATGTTGCCCTCCTACCACCCGCAATACCAAAATGACATAAATTCAGGAATGTCCATTCACTGCATGTGACAAGCTTCAACAGGAGCTCCAGCAGCTCCAGGATGAAGGCATTCTCTCTGTGGTACTCAAAAGCCAGTGGGCCTCCACCACAGTCATCGCTGAGAAGCCTATTGGGGCACtgtgaatctgcagcaatttcaagTCCACCATCAATGTCTTGTCAGTTACCACTGTTTATCCTCTTCCTAGGGTGGAGGAGGTCCTTGCCTGCCACTCCAGTGGCAAGATGTTTTCCAGCAGCAATGTAAGGGATTTGTATCTCCAGCTTTGCAAGATGCAGAACCCCTTATTTTTTGGTTATCAACAACCTGTTCAGTCTCTTCCAATTATCATGGCTTCTTTTCAGCATCACCAGAGCACTGGCAATTTTTCAGTGGTACCTGGAGTGCCTTACACGTCAGGTCCCGGGCATGGCAAATTACTTGGATGACATTTTGGCGGCCTGCAACGACACCCGGGGTCTGGCCAACAACTTCTGTGCACTTCTCATGGTAAGAGTTGTTTTATCACTCGCCAGTTTGAATGTTTAGGCCACATTTTCAGTTCCTCAGGCATTCACCCTAACCCACAGTATGTGGGAGCTGGAGACTATATAACACCTTcctactaacccccccccccccctctctccacacacccacccacccacaccagcCAGCTGAGATCAGTGTTTGGGCAACTCAAGTATTATCGTAAATTTATTCTACATGCTGCAGCCATAGCTGAACCCTCACATCACCTCTGCTGCAAAAATATCCATTGGATAGCACTTTGACAGTCTATGACCCCGCCAAACCTCTCCACTTGGCAGCAGATGCACGTGACTCCGAGGTGGGGGACATCTTATCCTGTATCATCAATGGGGTTAAATGTCCCATAGTGTGTGTGTCGAAGACCCTGCTACAGTCCAATGCAATTACAgcaaaattgagaaagaagctctGGCCAGTATATTTGGCCTCACAAATTTTCACCACTGTGTTCATCACTTCATCCTTTTAACTGACCACAAACccttatttcatcttttaaaggAGTATGCTGCTCTTCCAACACTGACAGTGTGCTGCCTTTGGTGTTGGGCCCTGTTTTTGTCTAGTGCTGACAATGACATTCAATTCCATTCTTCATCTCATCATGCTAATGTGGATCTCCTCTCATGTTTGTCTCTTGGAAAGTGTCCATCCTTGCTGATCCAGGTCTGCCTCCATCTGGATGAGATGCCAAAGATGCAGTGGCCAGCTTGCCATTCAACACCAAGCTCGTCACACGTCTCACAGCCAAGGACCCAGTGCTCCATGAGATTCTTCACCTGGCATTATACAACTGACTCCAAGACCATCAGTGCCTTCCACATCCGTAGGTCCAGGTGTACTGGCATCACTATTTCCACACTCAAAAGGGTGCTCTTGATCCAGGGGGGACGACGGCCACATCAAGGTCGTCATCATGACTGCTCTCCAACAACATACCTATTCCTTACTACACAAACACTGGTCCTCACACAGCATTTAGCCCACCAGCATGTGTCTTGGAGGTGAATGTATGCTGCTATCACCTGCATGGTTGAGGTCTGCTCTACCTGCCACAGCAAGAAAGCAGCTCCGCCACGTTTCTTCTTTCATACCAATACCTTGGTCCAGGCTACTACACCTGGCCTTTGCTGGGCCATTCCTGGGACACTCCTGGTGGAAGTCATAGATGTGGGTTATGGTTTTCCTCAAATTTCTCAAATGACCAACACATCCAACATCTTACCACTCCACACTTCAGGATGGGTCAACCCAGGGCAAAAAACTTCATGGCCGTCCTCACACCTCACAACTCTCTACACTTCTTCCAATTCCAGCCCCCTAATACACTTGGAAGTCCATCCGCCACAGGTTTTCCATCCTCAATCCAGTGTGGACCTTTGTATTTTCTGAAGACTGTCAACAATGGCTCCCAGCTAACATTTCCCAACTTCTGGACCACACTGCAGTGGAAGTAAAGCTTCCAGACAGTACCGTTTGCGATAAACATATTAATCAGTTGTGGTCTCACCACATTCCACTTTTTGAACACGAGTTTACCTTCCTCTTTTGTTCCAGGAGTTGGGCCTTCTCAGCCTCCTCTTCCGAACAATGTCTGCACTAGTCAACTGCACCCAACAATGGCTCCTTCAGAGGAGTTATCTGACCACCAGCACAGCCAGCTCTGATGCCCACGGAGGTGCACCTCGCCTGCCCAGTTACATCCACAGCTGTTGGGCAACCGATGCAACCCAAGAACAGTGCATGGGACTACAGTCTTTTCTCCCCAGCCAGGAAGCCATGGGGTGCAGGTGGGGTGGGGAAGATTTGCTCTATCATGGGCTTACACCTACTCTGTCAGTAACGTACAGTACGTCCAAGTTACTTGGGCAGTCGGCTTCTTAGCAGATGATCCAAGAAGGCTGCCACACTCCTCATCGCCACCAGACAGCAGACAAAGTGCTGTCAGAGTACACTGGCCCCATGGACATTCTTTTGGCCATATGACAGGAAGTAGGACAAGCTGTATACCAGGCCTGGGGCTGTACTTCAGCTGGTACGCAGGACCTGAGCACTGGGGCCAGGTGCCGAATGCAGTCACATTTCATCCATCAAGAGCTCACTCCAGAACCATCGCTATGCCATCATTGTTGCCCATGCCAGTCTTCTCATCCTGCAACCGACAATGTGACCTTTCAGGAAGAAGATATGGAACTGAGGTGGTGAGTGATCAGCAGATTTGTAATAATTCTGGGTTCATCCTTATAACTGGTTTCACCAAACTTAGTAAATTTATGGTTATGAACTCTGACTGACAGGCACCTACAAGACTTCGTTTTGGCACCTAGCATGCAAAGACTTCAGTTTAAAACTCTTTGTTTATTCACCAGTGATGTG
This portion of the Schistocerca nitens isolate TAMUIC-IGC-003100 chromosome 7, iqSchNite1.1, whole genome shotgun sequence genome encodes:
- the LOC126194841 gene encoding uncharacterized protein LOC126194841, producing the protein MANYLDDILAACNDTRGLANNFCALLMELGLLSLLFRTMSALVNCTQQWLLQRSYLTTSTASSDAHGGAPRLPSYIHSCWATDATQEQCMGLQSFLPSQEAMGCRWGGEDLLYHGLTPTLSVTYSTSKLLGQSAS